One genomic window of Hyperolius riggenbachi isolate aHypRig1 chromosome 7, aHypRig1.pri, whole genome shotgun sequence includes the following:
- the LOC137525937 gene encoding tapasin-related protein-like yields the protein MAALRGLLLLTLLQACVALELQVSPSQQVLRGSDVHLGCTFSVVDPSVKPSYFSAIWYFKGRQIVTYDNIGLSVQPRMSFNGQAAGDGDVSLNISNVAVSDDGTYTCSVIYNMERKEKDVRLRIMVSPLVTVDQVSSNGQITLLCMATGFFPPDIEIKWIKNEKVLPRSDLSEITRSEDLTYSAKGSFTFSPKEDDWNGTFFCRVRHFSLQEPLLKDLQLLHPGIHPYSNM from the exons GCGTGGCACTGGAGCTTCAGGTTTCTCCTTCTCAGCAGGTACTCAGAGGCTCTGATGTCCATCTGGGCTGCACCTTCTCCGTGGTGGACCCTTCAGTGAAGCCCTCATACTTCAGTGCAATCTGGTATTTTAAGGGGAGACAAATTGTGACGTATGACAACATAGGCCTCAGTGTCCAGCCCAGGATGTCCTTCAATGGACAAGCTGCAGGAGATGGAGATGTTTCTTTAAATATATCCAACGTAGCAGTGTCTGATGATGGAACCTACACATGTTCTGTGATTTACAACATGGAGAGGAAGGAGAAAGATGTCCGTCTGCGCATTATGG TCTCACCATTGGTGACAGTGGATCAGGTCAGCAGTAATGGTCAGATCACGTTGCTCTGTATGGCCACCGGATTCTTCCCCCCAGATATTGAGATCAAATggataaaaaatgaaaaagttcTCCCTCGTTCTGATTTGAGTGAAATCACACGTAGTGAAGATCTAACCTATTCAGCCAAGGGCTCCTTCACATTTTCACCAAAAGAGGATGATTGGAATGGGACCTTCTTCTGCAGAGTCCGTCACTTCTCTCTACAGGAGCCTCTTCTGAAGGACTTGCAGCTTCTCCATCCAGGTATACATCCATACTCAAACATGTAA